The Methanosarcina barkeri MS DNA window GCAAATTTGCCGAGGTAAGGGATATCCTCAAGTCTTTCGGGATTGAAGTAGTTCAGAACAAAAACGGCTACCCTGAACTTCAGGAGGACGACCTTGAGCCCATTGCAGCCTATGGGGCGCAGTATGTTGCAAACAAAATGAACATGCCTGTAATGGTAGATGATTCCGGGATTTTCATAAAAGCCTTAAACGGCTTTCCAGGCCCTTATTCTCGTTTCGTAGAGGATAGACTCGGAAACCCTAAAGTGCTTAAGCTCATGGAAGGGGAAAACGACAGGACAGCGTATTTTAAGACCGTTATCGGATACTGCGAGCCCGGAAAAGAGCCTCTGGTTTTCCCGGGTATAGTTGAAGGGAAAATCGCGTATGAAGAGAGAGGTACAGGCGGTTTTGGGTACGATCCTATTTTTGAGTACCAGGGAATGACTTTTGGAGAGCTCGGCGATATTGAGAAAAATAAAGTTTCCCACCGACGCAGGGCTATTGACAGTTTTCTGGAATGGTATAAGGGTAAACTTGAAAAAACCTGAAAGTAAGACTTGACAGTAAGATTTGACGGTAAGATTTGACGGTAAGATTTGACGGTAAGATTTGACAACAATTATAACAGTAAGAATAATTAATCTGCAACTGCAAAAAAATTGACTGGAAAGGATTGTTTATATTAATCCTTCCCTATTTCCACGCTTACTCATATTCTTTTAGTTTATCTTTAAGTAGGCTAAGGGCTACACTGAGCTGGTTTAGACCCAGTTTCAGAGCGATAGTTATAATCTTATTGTTTGAAATATTACCAAACTCTCGTTTGATTGCAAATAAATCCATAATACACTGCTGATCCAGAACAAGTGGCCCATCAAGCAGATCTTTTGAGGTCGAATTCGGCTTTTGACCTTTGAACTCAACTTTCCTTTGCCCTATGTTTATCCCAATCTCCGATTTTGCAGTTCTTCCTGCGGCCTCAGGTAGTCCTGTCTTTTCCCCATAGAGACATTCCATTTGCTGGAGACAGTGAGCCAGGCAAACGCTCTTTATGAATTCTTCAACTTCCATACCACTGATACCTGCATATTTCTTTATTTCGGCAAGTTGTTCTTCCGAAAAACAGATACAGAGCAAGTTTTCGTTAGACTCTTCTTCTATCCCAAACCCTCCATATATTTATCATTGTCTCTTGATTTTCTGTATTTTTATCCTTTGATGATTTTAGGAGTTACGCAGTTGGCTCCTAGCATATTGTTTTTTCCAAACTTTCAAATATTTGAATTAATTTAACGTGTATTGGGGATTCCTTAAGTATTCTGTCACTGCCACTCTTCTAATTTTCATAGCACTTTCAAACCAGGATATTCCACTTTTGATTCTTTGTAATTCCAGTCTAAGAAAAGCTCTTAATGAGAACATTATATGTGCTCTTTGTGATTCTTCCTTTCTTGCCTGACATTTTTCGACACCACAGAACTGTTTTATTCCCCTATGATATTCCTCAATTTTCCATGACTTCTTTGCCAAATCTTCACGTTTTGCTTCATCCATCTCTTGCACATCTGTAACCCAGTGTTGCGTGTCTCCATTTTTTGAAACTATCCTAAACACCTTTACAAATCCATATGCTTTGAGGTGAACCACACGTCCTTTTGGAGGAATATCTACTGTTTCAAGTGGCACATTTCCCTTGTTGTCAGGATTTACCAAACGATTATTTTTCAATCTTGTAAGGAAATGCCACTCTTTCTGTCTAATGGCTTTAAGGTTTTTCACACTTGCATACCATGTATCAAATAAAACGAATTTGGGATTAAAACCACGTTCTTCGGCCTTGTCAAGCATATCACGGAAATGGTCATTCTTTGTTTTGTCGTCTACATCGATGTTATAAATTCGAAAATCGATAGGTATAACGGTTGTACCGTCAGTCCAAACTAAGGTAACCAGGCCTATTCCCTTTACAGTACGATGATGTTTTCCACTCCACATACGACGAACAAAAGCAATTTCTTCTGCGTATGGTTTATCTAATGTTGAATCATCAACAATTAGGTATCCTCCCTTAAGCTTGACATAACTTTTTACTTCCTCCCATAGTGCTTCCGTGTCTGGAGGTTGCCTTTGAAGGCAACGAGTAAAAGCATCATGAGAAGGAGCATTAGCTATGTCTGGATAACATCTAGCAGCTTCAGTACAGCTAAAAACGTTAGAAGCCGCAATGAGAAAATTAATGTAGTCAATGTCGGTACACTTAGGTGGATTTATGTCCATAACTCCGTACGTTTTTAGAGAAACACTAAGCCATAAGTATATTTATAAAGATATCAAGTTTTCGGCATTTTAACTGCGTAAGTCCTAGATTTATTCTTTTCTTCTTTATTGTTTATGTTTTAATCTATTCTTTATCCTTCAAGTTTTCCTTTTACTTTGTTATTCTCAAAGTTATCTGTTAATCAAAAATATTTTAATCAAAGACGTTTTAATTAAACCTAGATTCGGCAGGTCGACATAAGGAATTTAGATATTTTTTTGATATCGTTTTTGAATATTTGATAAATTTGCATTAAGTTTAAAACTGGTTAACGTGTAGCTTAACTTCCACGACACATATAAACACTGAATCATTTTTCCATTAAAGTTTAGTATGAGAGATTATGTTTGAATCATATGTAAACCTCACAATTGCATATAACAAAGGATCATCATTTTAAAATCGCCATCAGTAAAAATTATCGAAAATGAAATGTCGACCTGCCGAATCTAGGATTAAAGATGTTTTAATCAAAAAGATGTTTTAATCAAAAAGATGTTTTAATCAAAAAGATGTTTTAATCAAATTTTGTCCATTGTTAAAGGTGATCTATTAACCAATGACTATCTGTTTAAAATATAGGTAAAATTTTTTATTATGTGTAGCATGTTACTTGTGTATGAGAAATCTTGCTTCCGATACCACTGCTGCGGATACTATTCCTCTAAAAATCGTTGTGTATCTAGGTCTGATTGCAGTTGTGCTAATTCTGGCAGTTCAGGCCTGGCATACCATGAATCCTGTTCTGGAAGATGCGCAAATTAAAGCTCAGGTTGAGGCCGCTTCTTTGTCTATCCATTCAATTCAGGAAGGATATGCACGAGATTCTGCTGAGAGTTACAGTCCTGAAGGGACGATGTGTAATCTCAAATTTACCTTTCCTGCGTCAGTCAAGTATATTAGTTTCGGAGTGGACCCTGATCCCGAATGCAATGGGCAACTGCACGATTCGGAATGGGTTCTTGAAAACAACACCATTATTTACCAGTATAAAAACGGAGTTAAAAAGAGATTATTTCTTGAAGGAAAGCCGGTATACTTTATAAAAGGTGAGAAGGATTCAGAAGGAATATGGATGCCCTCAGGAAGCCAGGAAAATTCTCTGACGCCGTTATCTCTTGAAAAAACGGGAGTTTTAATCGAGTATCCTGTTTCAGGAGAATTTGTGTTGGAGCTGGTCATGCAGAACGGGATAAGGTATACCATGTCTCATTTTTGAAGGATGAAAGGATATTCTGAAACAAAAAAAATCAAAAATGAGAATTCAAGAATAAGTAACTAACAAGGCTCTTGCAGGTGCACCATCACAACCTTCAATTTTGAGGGGCAGGCAGATGAAGAAATAGGTTCCGGCTTCTATGTAACTGAGTTCAAGACATTCTACTATGTTCACATTACCTGAAAGAAGGATATGATGGGCAGGTAGGTTTTCGGAATAAAAATTATCCACAGAAAAACTATCAATCCCTATCGTCTTGAAGCCTTTTTCTACAATCCAGGCTGCTCCGCTTTTGTCAAGATATGCAGAGCCGGATTTTTCCTTCCCAGACTCCGTGTTTTGAGAATCTGACTCTTCGCCAGGGGGACTAACCTTACATGCGTTTCCTTGTTTCCGGGAAAAAGCTTCTGTCTTCAAAAGTAGGATAGGGATATTTTCAGGAGCTCCCATGTTCCGGAAGGCCTTTTCAAGGATGAAATCAGTCAGTTCACCTGATTGTGATGAAAAATCGAGAATCAGGGCCTTGCCCATGAGGTTTTTGAGTTCCAGTTTGTCAATAGTCAGGCCATTTTTCAGGATATGAGAAGGAGCATCAACATGGGTGCCGGTATGACTTCCAAAACTTAACTTTGAAACAGCACAACCTTCTTCTTCAATAGTAAAGACCTTCTCTATTTCAGGTATCGGGTCCCCAGGAAAAATCTGTGTAAGAGGGGAAATTGAGGTTGTAATATCTATAATTTTTCCATAAATTGAAATCTTATTCACCTCAACTGGAATTTCTTCACACTAATAGAAATCCCTCTACATTAGTAGTAATTTTTTTATGATAACACTTTATTCCATATTTTTTTATATTAACACCTTATTCCATATAGATGATAGCCTTGTTTGGACATACGTCTATGCATTTCATACAACGGGTGCACTTATCTTGATCGATTTTTGAAAGCTCGTTTTCCTCATAAATTGCATCCACAGGGCAGACATCTTTGCATTTTCCGCACCTTTTACAACCGAAAACCACGACGTATCCATTTTGTTCTGACATTTGTGAACCTTTGGCACTTATGAATATATTAGTTTCTGAAAAAAGCTCCTCCTTTATAAAGCTGTCTCCATACTTTTAATCTGGAGACAAAAACAAGTTATATATAAAAAAAGAATATGCAGGTTCTGGTATGGAAAAGTTCACTGAAGATAAAACCGGCTCTTTTTACAGTTATCTTTCTGAAGGGTGCAGACTCTGCCAGGAGGGTGCCAAAATGGTCCTTTTCGTAACAGGTCTTTGCCCTAAGAACTGTTTTTACTGTCCGCTTTCCGATAAAAGACGAGGAAAAGACCTTGTTTTTGCGAATGAGAGGCTCATAAGCAGCGATGAAGATTTACTGAAAGAAGCTGAGCTTATGGATGCTCTTGGTACAGGAATTACAGGCGGAGAGCCCTTGCTGAAGCTTGAAAGAGTCCTGCATTACATCCGAATGCTCAAAGCTTCTTTCGGAATAGAGCACCACATCCATCTTTATACTTCCCTGGCTCCTGGCAGGCAGGTCCTTGAAAAGCTTGCAGATGCAGGACTTGATGAAATCCGTTTTCATCCGCCTCAGGAATGCTGGAATGATCTTAAAAACAGTCAATACGCAAATTCTCTGCAAAACGCAAAGGAGCTTGGAATCGAAGCCGGAATCGAGATTCCTGCCCTTGAAGATGCAGAAAAAGTTTCAGCTTTTGCGGAAGAAATGGGAGTTTTCCTTAATCTGAATGAACTGGAATTTTCCGATAATAACTCCGAAGCCCTGCTGAAAAATGGCTTTTGCCTTCAATCCGACACATCCAGTGCGGCTGCCGGATCCTGTAAATTTGCCGGGATTGCCTTTGAGAAATGTAAAAAGACCCATTTTTGTTCCTCAATATATAAGGATGCAATCCAGCTCCGCAAAAGATTTCAGCGAATCGCAAAGAATACTGCAAGAGAGTTTGACGAAATCACTGAAGACGGTACACTGGTATACGGAGTAATTGAAGGAGGAGACCAGAAACTTGCAGAAAAAACTTTGCAGGAAATGGAAATCCCATCTGAACTGTTTGAAATAAAAGATGGAAAAATCGAGATTGCATGGTGGGTACTTGAAGAGTTAAAGGAAGACATTAAAGAAGAACTGGAACCTTCCGGATCAAGGCTTACCATTATTGAAAGATACCCATTTGAAG harbors:
- a CDS encoding XTP/dITP diphosphatase encodes the protein MHKIVFVTGNKGKFAEVRDILKSFGIEVVQNKNGYPELQEDDLEPIAAYGAQYVANKMNMPVMVDDSGIFIKALNGFPGPYSRFVEDRLGNPKVLKLMEGENDRTAYFKTVIGYCEPGKEPLVFPGIVEGKIAYEERGTGGFGYDPIFEYQGMTFGELGDIEKNKVSHRRRAIDSFLEWYKGKLEKT
- a CDS encoding IS701 family transposase, whose protein sequence is MDINPPKCTDIDYINFLIAASNVFSCTEAARCYPDIANAPSHDAFTRCLQRQPPDTEALWEEVKSYVKLKGGYLIVDDSTLDKPYAEEIAFVRRMWSGKHHRTVKGIGLVTLVWTDGTTVIPIDFRIYNIDVDDKTKNDHFRDMLDKAEERGFNPKFVLFDTWYASVKNLKAIRQKEWHFLTRLKNNRLVNPDNKGNVPLETVDIPPKGRVVHLKAYGFVKVFRIVSKNGDTQHWVTDVQEMDEAKREDLAKKSWKIEEYHRGIKQFCGVEKCQARKEESQRAHIMFSLRAFLRLELQRIKSGISWFESAMKIRRVAVTEYLRNPQYTLN
- a CDS encoding cyclase family protein, producing MNKISIYGKIIDITTSISPLTQIFPGDPIPEIEKVFTIEEEGCAVSKLSFGSHTGTHVDAPSHILKNGLTIDKLELKNLMGKALILDFSSQSGELTDFILEKAFRNMGAPENIPILLLKTEAFSRKQGNACKVSPPGEESDSQNTESGKEKSGSAYLDKSGAAWIVEKGFKTIGIDSFSVDNFYSENLPAHHILLSGNVNIVECLELSYIEAGTYFFICLPLKIEGCDGAPARALLVTYS
- a CDS encoding DUF362 domain-containing protein; protein product: MSEQNGYVVVFGCKRCGKCKDVCPVDAIYEENELSKIDQDKCTRCMKCIDVCPNKAIIYME
- a CDS encoding radical SAM protein, whose amino-acid sequence is MEKFTEDKTGSFYSYLSEGCRLCQEGAKMVLFVTGLCPKNCFYCPLSDKRRGKDLVFANERLISSDEDLLKEAELMDALGTGITGGEPLLKLERVLHYIRMLKASFGIEHHIHLYTSLAPGRQVLEKLADAGLDEIRFHPPQECWNDLKNSQYANSLQNAKELGIEAGIEIPALEDAEKVSAFAEEMGVFLNLNELEFSDNNSEALLKNGFCLQSDTSSAAAGSCKFAGIAFEKCKKTHFCSSIYKDAIQLRKRFQRIAKNTAREFDEITEDGTLVYGVIEGGDQKLAEKTLQEMEIPSELFEIKDGKIEIAWWVLEELKEDIKEELEPSGSRLTIIERYPFEDGMLVELIPL